In Bubalus kerabau isolate K-KA32 ecotype Philippines breed swamp buffalo chromosome 4, PCC_UOA_SB_1v2, whole genome shotgun sequence, one DNA window encodes the following:
- the LOC129649474 gene encoding lysosomal-associated transmembrane protein 4B-like, with amino-acid sequence MKMVAPWTRFYSNSCCLCCHVRTGTILLDIWYLILNAVVLLILLSALADPDHYHFSSSELGGDFEFMDDANMCIAIVISVLMILICAMATYGAYKQRTAWIIPFFCYQIFDFALNTLVAVTVLVYPNSIQEYIRQLPPDFPYKDDIMSVNPTCLVLIILLFISIILAFKGYLISCVCNCYRYINGRNSSDVLVYVTGNDTTVLLPPYDDATVNSATKEPPPPYVSA; translated from the coding sequence ATGAAGATGGTGGCCCCCTGGACGCGGTTCTACTCCAAcagctgctgcctctgctgccATGTCCGCACCGGCACCATCCTGCTCGACATCTGGTACCTGATCCTCAATGCCGTGGTACTGCTGATTCTGTTGAGCGCCCTGGCTGATCCAGATCATTACCACTTTTCAAGTTCTGAACTCGGGGGTGACTTTGAGTTCATGGATGATGCCAACATGTGCATTGCCATTGTGATTTCTGTTCTCATGATCCTTATCTGTGCCATGGCTACATACGGCGCATACAAGCAACGCACAGCCTGGATCATCCCATTCTTCTGCTACCAGATCTTTGATTTTGCCCTGAACACCTTGGTTGCCGTCACCGTACTTGTTTATCCAAACTCCATCCAGGAATACATACGACAGCTGCCTCCTGATTTTCCTTACAAAGATGATATCATGTCAGTGAATCCTACCTGTTTGGTCCTCATTATTCTTCTGTTCATCAGCATTATCTTGGCTTTTAAGGGTTACTTGATTAGCTGTGTTTGTAACTGCTACCGATATATCAATGGCAGGAACTCCTCTGATGTCCTGGTTTATGTTACCGGCAACGACACTACGGTGCTGTTACCCCCGTACGATGACGCCACTGTGAACAGCGCCACCAAGGAGCCGCCGCCCCCGTACGTGTCTGCCTGA